Proteins encoded in a region of the Prunus persica cultivar Lovell chromosome G4, Prunus_persica_NCBIv2, whole genome shotgun sequence genome:
- the LOC18779858 gene encoding probable 2-carboxy-D-arabinitol-1-phosphatase, with protein sequence MVCGILSFSSALSPISISHYRNGTAPKLKTDLSSSITLGIRCSSSSSDVPQTFEKSENDAAMTGGAFDFTRATTSLTDNKSIASSKKVTLVRHGLSSWNEESRVQGSSNQSVLTETGVMQAERCRKAIANMHFDQCYSSPISRAKSTAEIIWQGREEPLVFLDSLKEAHLFFLEGMKNEDAKQRYPKEYATWREDPANFYVNGIYPVRELWGTAREAWKEILLTPGEHVLVIAHKSILRALICTALGLGPERFRAIDVNNGGISVFNFNKKGEAMIQSLNMTAHMYSDHVYLY encoded by the exons ATGGTTTGTGGAATTCTTAGTTTCAGCTCTGCTTTATCTCCAATCTCCATATCTCACTACAGAAATGGAACAGCTCCAAAGCTCAAGACtgatctttcttcttctattaCACTTGGAATTCGATGCTCAAGTTCTAGCTCAGATGTGCCTCAAACCTTTG AAAAATCTGAGAATGATGCTGCTATGACTGGTGGTGCATTTGACTTCACAAGAGCAACAACATCACTTACAGATAATAAGTCAATCGCTTCATCAAAGAAGGTAACTCTTGTCCGGCATGGCCTTAGCTCTTGGAATGAAGAAAGTAGAGTTCAG GGAAGCTCAAACCAATCTGTCCTGACAGAAACTGGAGTGATGCAAGCAGAGAGGTGCAGAAAAGCCATTGCAAATATGCATTTTGATCAGTGTTATTCGAGTCCAATATCTCGGGCCAAG TCCACTGCTGAAATTATATGGCAAGGGAGAGAGGAGCCGCTCGTTTTCCTCGACTCGCTGAAGGAGGCTCATCTGTTTTTCCTTGAAGGCATGAAAAATG AGGATGCCAAGCAGAGATATCCAAAGGAGTATGCAACATGGAGAGAGGACCCTGCTAATTTTTATGTGAATGGAATCTATCCTGTAAGAGAACTATGGGGAACAGCCAGAGAGGCTTGGAAGGAGATCTTGTTAACACCT GGAGAACATGTTTTAGTCATCGCTCACAAATCAATTTTGAGGGCACTGATCTGCACAGCTTTAGGGCTAGGCCCCGAGAG ATTTCGTGCCATTGATGTGAACAACGGTGGAATCTCCGtattcaatttcaacaagAAAGGAGAAGCAATGATTCAATCTTTGAACATGACCGCCCACATGTACAGTGATCATGTCTATCTTTACTGA